The proteins below come from a single Piscinibacter gummiphilus genomic window:
- a CDS encoding EAL domain-containing protein yields MSLIRQIWLLMLSTVLLAYAGSVTVSVESARHYLQTQLRLKNADNATSLALALSQQKGDRELMGLLMAAQFDTGFYRRIKFIAADGSVPFVREAQATGQVAPAWFVKLVPIDSDPGFAQVSDGWRALGKVEVVSHSFFAHDELWSGTVRTAAALAVVGLLAGAIGAVLMRRIRKPLDSTVEQAHALVAGEFRIVPEPRAPELQRLTRAMNTMVSRLRVTFQAQADQLDTLHKQANLDRLTGLSNRAHFLGQLTAALQREDGTAEGGLVLLRVIDLAGINRSLGHAGADRVITTISQALKPYAERARGCFLGRLNGSDFALCLPVPGVARETAQALSDALSVLLTSLGGSAGVCMGAIELRRDMTPAQVMSAADAALARAEARGRFAVELSNEPEHSVAMLGEAAWRQRIRDALVQGRVHLVNFPVVNGRGEMLHLECPLRLQLEEQGEFEPAARWLPLAMRSRLTVDVDERALALALAESGADGQPRCVNLSPASLADSSFSSRLRALLWDSPRVARLIWLEVSESAAVEHFDLLQELSRQLRPTGVRFGLEHAGERLGLIPRLFEAGLDYVKLDASMITGVGSDDHRATFVRGTVTLLHGLSLQVYAEGVADETDAKALWECGIDGATGPYISRQAAPGSH; encoded by the coding sequence ATGTCCCTGATCCGGCAGATCTGGTTGTTGATGCTGTCCACCGTGCTGCTGGCCTATGCCGGCAGCGTGACGGTCTCGGTCGAATCGGCCCGGCACTACCTGCAGACGCAACTCAGGCTCAAGAACGCCGACAACGCCACCTCGCTCGCGCTTGCCTTGTCGCAGCAGAAAGGCGACCGCGAGCTGATGGGCCTGCTCATGGCGGCCCAGTTCGACACCGGTTTCTACCGCCGCATCAAGTTCATCGCCGCCGATGGCAGCGTGCCCTTCGTGCGCGAAGCGCAGGCCACGGGCCAGGTGGCGCCGGCCTGGTTCGTGAAGCTCGTGCCCATCGATTCGGACCCGGGCTTTGCGCAGGTGTCTGATGGCTGGCGCGCGCTCGGCAAGGTCGAGGTCGTGAGCCACTCCTTCTTTGCGCACGACGAACTCTGGTCCGGCACCGTGCGCACGGCTGCGGCACTCGCGGTCGTGGGCCTTCTCGCCGGGGCCATCGGGGCGGTGCTGATGCGCCGCATCCGCAAGCCGCTCGACTCGACGGTGGAACAGGCGCATGCGTTGGTGGCGGGCGAGTTCCGCATCGTGCCCGAGCCACGCGCGCCCGAGTTGCAGCGCCTCACGCGGGCGATGAACACGATGGTGAGCCGACTGCGCGTCACCTTCCAGGCCCAGGCCGACCAGCTCGACACGCTGCACAAGCAGGCCAACCTCGACCGGCTCACCGGCCTGTCGAACCGTGCGCATTTTCTTGGCCAGCTCACCGCGGCGCTGCAGCGCGAAGACGGCACGGCCGAAGGCGGCCTCGTGCTGCTGCGGGTGATCGACCTCGCCGGCATCAACCGCAGCCTCGGCCATGCCGGCGCCGACCGTGTCATCACCACCATCTCGCAGGCGCTCAAGCCCTATGCCGAGCGCGCCAGGGGTTGTTTTCTCGGCCGCTTGAACGGCTCCGACTTCGCGCTGTGCCTGCCGGTGCCCGGCGTGGCCCGCGAAACGGCGCAGGCCTTGTCCGACGCGCTCTCGGTGCTGCTGACGAGCCTGGGCGGCAGTGCGGGGGTCTGCATGGGCGCGATCGAGCTGCGGCGCGACATGACGCCAGCCCAGGTGATGAGCGCAGCCGATGCGGCGCTCGCACGGGCCGAAGCCCGCGGGCGTTTTGCCGTCGAACTCAGCAACGAGCCGGAGCACAGCGTGGCGATGCTCGGCGAGGCGGCCTGGCGCCAGCGCATCCGCGACGCGCTGGTGCAGGGCCGTGTGCACCTCGTCAACTTCCCGGTGGTCAACGGGCGTGGCGAGATGCTGCACCTCGAGTGCCCGCTGCGCCTGCAGCTGGAAGAGCAGGGCGAATTCGAGCCTGCCGCGCGCTGGCTGCCGCTCGCGATGCGCAGCCGCCTCACCGTCGACGTCGACGAACGCGCGCTCGCGCTGGCGCTCGCCGAGTCGGGCGCCGACGGGCAGCCGCGCTGCGTGAACCTGTCGCCCGCCTCGCTGGCCGACAGCAGTTTCTCGTCACGCCTGCGTGCGCTCCTGTGGGATTCGCCGCGCGTGGCGCGCCTCATCTGGCTCGAAGTCTCGGAGTCCGCGGCGGTCGAGCATTTCGACCTGCTGCAGGAGCTGAGCCGCCAGCTGCGCCCAACCGGGGTGCGCTTCGGTCTCGAACACGCGGGTGAGCGACTCGGGTTGATCCCGCGCCTCTTCGAAGCGGGGCTCGACTACGTGAAGCTCGACGCCTCGATGATCACGGGTGTCGGCAGTGACGACCACCGCGCGACCTTCGTGCGCGGCACCGTCACGCTGCTGCACGGCCTGTCGTTGCAGGTCTATGCCGAAGGCGTGGCCGATGAGACCGATGCCAAGGCCCTGTGGGAATGCGGCATCGACGGCGCCACCGGTCCCTACATCTCGCGCCAGGCCGCTCCGGGCAGCCACTGA
- a CDS encoding TolC family outer membrane protein, giving the protein MHFKTRALTLALTLAFTASASAQSNEALKAAAQQAINTNPDVTARFNAYRAAADAVDAARGGYFPRLDLSASAGRDRDRIDSRTPQNQSISRSGASLTLSQLLWDGLATQNEVGRLGHEKLARYFELLDATEQTALEAARAYYDVLRYRRLVQLAEDSYVQHKSAFNQIQSRFRAGVGRGVDLEQAGARLALAESNLSTELSNLHDVSARYQRVVGVAPPKAMPLPLLLKDGVPASANEASLEAARRSPAVSASIETLRATKELLNARESAYQPKVEARLRSGTGKNFDGVRDQRTDSTAEIVLNWNLFNGGSDRARVRQQANLVNQAADQRDKACRDARQVLAIAYNDTKKLADQLIYLDRNTLAIEKARDAYRQQFDIGQRSLLDLLNSENELYTARRSYANAEFDLGIAYARVQAALNRLNTQLGLRSDREAPQGTENWSAGDEGPGRCPLDAIEVQPLNLDELDRRAASLTQGTPQPSATARNPAAPALRAESAPVKASAPVLPSEPTAASVNGPTALSVRRLNEWAAAWEAKDIDRYLAFYAPDFRSELGDAESWKNQRRRLVTRKGEINVKLEEVLARELAPDRVETQFKQSYRSEGFKDVMQKSLIWQQIGGQWLIVKESNR; this is encoded by the coding sequence ATGCACTTCAAGACCCGAGCCTTGACTCTTGCCCTCACCCTGGCGTTTACCGCCAGTGCCAGCGCACAGAGCAATGAGGCCCTGAAGGCCGCAGCCCAGCAGGCGATCAACACCAACCCCGACGTCACCGCGCGCTTCAACGCGTACCGCGCCGCCGCCGATGCGGTCGACGCGGCGCGTGGCGGCTACTTCCCGCGCCTCGACCTGAGTGCCTCTGCCGGCCGCGACCGCGACCGCATCGATTCGCGCACGCCGCAAAACCAATCCATCAGCCGCAGCGGTGCGTCGCTCACCTTGAGCCAGCTGCTGTGGGACGGTCTCGCCACGCAGAACGAAGTGGGCCGCCTCGGCCACGAAAAGCTCGCACGCTATTTCGAGCTGCTCGACGCCACCGAACAAACCGCGCTCGAAGCTGCCCGCGCCTACTACGACGTGCTGCGTTATCGGCGCCTCGTGCAACTGGCCGAAGACAGCTACGTGCAGCACAAGAGCGCGTTCAACCAGATCCAGTCGCGCTTCAGGGCCGGCGTGGGCCGAGGGGTCGACCTCGAACAGGCCGGCGCCCGCCTGGCATTGGCGGAGTCGAACCTGAGTACCGAACTCTCGAACCTGCACGACGTGTCGGCGCGCTACCAGCGGGTGGTGGGTGTGGCGCCCCCCAAGGCGATGCCGCTCCCGCTGCTGCTCAAGGACGGCGTGCCCGCCTCGGCCAACGAGGCTTCGCTCGAAGCCGCGCGTCGCAGCCCGGCCGTGAGCGCCTCGATCGAGACGCTGCGCGCCACGAAAGAGCTGCTCAACGCACGCGAGTCGGCCTACCAGCCGAAGGTGGAAGCGCGTTTGCGCTCGGGCACCGGCAAGAATTTCGACGGCGTGCGCGACCAGCGCACCGACAGCACGGCCGAGATCGTGCTGAACTGGAACCTCTTCAACGGCGGCAGCGACCGCGCCCGCGTGCGCCAGCAGGCCAACCTCGTGAACCAGGCCGCCGACCAGCGCGACAAGGCCTGCCGCGATGCGCGCCAGGTGCTCGCCATCGCCTACAACGACACGAAGAAGCTCGCCGACCAGTTGATCTATCTCGACCGCAACACGCTCGCGATCGAGAAGGCGCGCGACGCCTACCGCCAGCAGTTCGACATCGGTCAGCGCAGCCTGCTCGACCTCTTGAACTCGGAGAACGAGCTCTACACCGCACGCCGCTCGTATGCCAACGCCGAGTTCGACCTCGGCATCGCCTACGCCCGCGTGCAGGCCGCACTCAACCGCCTCAACACCCAGCTCGGCCTGCGCAGCGACCGCGAAGCGCCGCAGGGCACCGAGAACTGGTCGGCCGGTGACGAAGGCCCCGGCCGCTGCCCGCTCGACGCGATCGAGGTGCAGCCGCTCAACCTCGACGAGCTGGACCGGCGCGCCGCCTCGCTGACCCAGGGCACCCCACAGCCATCAGCGACCGCGCGCAACCCTGCTGCTCCGGCGCTTCGCGCAGAGTCGGCGCCGGTGAAGGCCTCGGCGCCCGTGCTGCCGTCGGAGCCCACCGCGGCGTCGGTCAACGGCCCCACCGCCCTGTCGGTGCGCCGCCTCAACGAATGGGCGGCCGCCTGGGAAGCGAAGGACATCGATCGCTACCTGGCGTTCTATGCGCCCGACTTCCGCTCCGAACTCGGCGATGCCGAGAGCTGGAAGAACCAGCGGCGGCGCCTCGTGACGAGGAAGGGCGAGATCAACGTCAAGCTCGAAGAGGTGCTGGCCCGCGAACTCGCACCCGACCGGGTCGAGACGCAGTTCAAGCAGAGCTATCGCTCCGAAGGCTTCAAGGATGTGATGCAGAAGAGCCTGATCTGGCAGCAGATCGGCGGGCAGTGGCTCATCGTGAAAGAAAGCAACCGCTAG
- a CDS encoding transglutaminase-like cysteine peptidase, whose translation MSILLTPSSSLHELRVRCTPLRLWAMAWLVVALLVPGLPSQAWDAERMMAAATRMSPRAVAGVKALQPLLMQSVGQDEAVQLQAINQFFNRRIQFRDDTEAWGQVDYWASPLESLDRGQGDCEDYAIAKYFSLLAVGMPVAKLRLVYVRAQIGGPNGVVQAHMVLAYYATPGAEPMILDNLITDVRPASRRPDLVPVFSFNSEGLWQGVGPQAAGDPAARLSRWREILVKARAEGFQ comes from the coding sequence GTGTCGATTCTTCTCACCCCATCGTCGAGCCTGCATGAGCTGCGCGTGCGCTGCACGCCGCTGCGTCTGTGGGCAATGGCGTGGCTGGTCGTCGCCCTGCTGGTGCCGGGCCTGCCCTCGCAGGCGTGGGATGCCGAACGCATGATGGCCGCGGCCACGCGGATGTCGCCACGCGCGGTGGCCGGCGTGAAGGCGCTGCAGCCGCTTCTGATGCAGTCGGTCGGGCAGGACGAGGCGGTGCAACTGCAGGCCATCAACCAGTTCTTCAACCGGCGCATCCAGTTCCGCGACGACACCGAGGCCTGGGGCCAGGTCGACTACTGGGCCAGCCCGCTCGAGAGCCTGGACAGGGGCCAGGGCGACTGCGAGGACTACGCCATCGCCAAGTACTTCAGCCTGCTGGCTGTGGGCATGCCGGTTGCCAAGTTGCGGCTCGTCTACGTGCGCGCCCAGATCGGCGGGCCCAATGGCGTGGTGCAGGCCCACATGGTGCTGGCCTACTATGCGACACCCGGGGCCGAGCCGATGATCCTGGACAACCTCATCACCGACGTGCGCCCCGCATCTCGGCGGCCCGACCTGGTGCCGGTGTTCAGCTTCAACAGCGAGGGGCTGTGGCAAGGTGTGGGGCCTCAGGCCGCGGGCGACCCGGCGGCGCGCTTGTCGCGCTGGCGCGAGATTCTTGTGAAGGCGAGGGCGGAAGGGTTCCAATGA
- the lpdA gene encoding dihydrolipoyl dehydrogenase — MATIEIKVPDIGDFKDVAIIEVLVKPGDKVAKEQSLVTVESDKASMEIPSSHAGVVKEMKVKLGDKISEGTLLLTLEAEGAAAPTPAPAPAATAAPAKAAAPAPAVAAPPAATHSGGSDLECDVLVLGAGPGGYSAAFRAADLGLKTVLIERFATLGGVCLNVGCIPSKALLHVAAVMDEVKHFESLGVSFGAPSVDLAKLKTHKDKVVGKLTQGLAAMARMRKVTVVHGTGEFLDPYHVGVARADGGKQVIKFKNAIIAAGSEAVKLPFLPKDDPRVVTSTGALELRQAPKRMLVIGGGIIGLEMGTVYSSTVGSRLDVVEMLDGLMQGADRDMVKVWQKLNAPRFDNIMLKTKTVGAEATKDGILVKFEGENAPKEPQLYDLVLQAVGRVPNGKRIGADKAGVAVNERGFIPVDIQMRTNVPHIFAIGDIVGQPMLAHKAVHEGHVAAEVASGDTHAAFDARVIPSVAYTDPEVAWVGLTEDDAKARGIKVKKGLFPWTASGRAIANTRDEGFTKLLFDEETGRIVGGAIVGTHAGDMIGEVALAIEMGADAIDIGKTIHPHPTLGESLGMAAEAAEGHCTDLPPVKR; from the coding sequence ATGGCCACGATCGAGATCAAGGTGCCCGACATCGGCGACTTCAAGGACGTCGCCATCATCGAGGTGCTGGTCAAGCCCGGCGACAAGGTTGCGAAGGAGCAGTCGCTGGTGACGGTGGAGAGCGACAAGGCGTCGATGGAGATTCCGTCGTCGCACGCGGGTGTCGTCAAGGAGATGAAGGTCAAGCTGGGCGACAAGATCAGCGAAGGCACGCTGCTGCTCACGCTCGAGGCCGAGGGTGCGGCAGCTCCAACCCCAGCGCCAGCACCCGCCGCCACCGCAGCGCCTGCCAAGGCGGCGGCTCCCGCTCCCGCCGTGGCCGCACCGCCCGCCGCCACGCACAGCGGCGGTTCCGACCTCGAATGCGACGTGCTCGTGCTTGGCGCCGGCCCCGGCGGCTACAGCGCGGCCTTCCGTGCCGCCGACCTCGGCTTGAAGACGGTGCTCATCGAGCGCTTCGCGACACTGGGTGGCGTGTGCCTCAACGTCGGGTGCATTCCTTCCAAGGCGCTGCTGCACGTGGCCGCGGTGATGGACGAGGTGAAGCACTTCGAGTCGCTCGGCGTGAGCTTTGGCGCACCGAGCGTCGACCTCGCCAAGCTCAAGACCCACAAGGACAAGGTGGTGGGCAAGCTGACCCAAGGGCTGGCCGCAATGGCGCGCATGCGCAAGGTCACCGTGGTGCACGGCACGGGCGAGTTCCTCGATCCCTATCACGTCGGCGTCGCCAGGGCCGATGGCGGCAAGCAGGTGATCAAGTTCAAGAACGCGATCATCGCTGCCGGCTCCGAAGCGGTGAAGCTGCCCTTCCTGCCGAAGGATGACCCGCGTGTCGTCACCTCCACCGGCGCCCTCGAATTGCGCCAGGCCCCGAAGCGCATGCTGGTGATCGGCGGCGGCATCATCGGCCTGGAGATGGGCACGGTCTACAGCAGCACCGTCGGCTCGCGTCTCGATGTGGTGGAAATGCTCGACGGCCTGATGCAGGGCGCCGACCGCGACATGGTGAAGGTGTGGCAGAAGTTGAACGCACCGCGCTTCGACAACATCATGTTGAAGACGAAGACGGTCGGGGCCGAGGCCACGAAGGACGGCATCCTCGTCAAGTTCGAAGGCGAGAACGCACCGAAGGAACCGCAGCTCTACGACCTAGTGCTGCAGGCGGTGGGCCGCGTGCCGAACGGCAAGCGCATCGGTGCCGACAAGGCCGGTGTGGCCGTCAACGAGCGTGGCTTCATCCCGGTCGACATCCAGATGCGCACCAACGTGCCGCACATCTTCGCCATCGGCGACATCGTCGGCCAGCCGATGCTCGCGCACAAGGCGGTGCACGAAGGGCACGTGGCGGCCGAGGTGGCGTCGGGCGACACACATGCCGCTTTCGATGCACGCGTGATTCCGAGCGTGGCCTACACCGATCCCGAAGTCGCCTGGGTCGGCCTCACCGAAGACGACGCCAAGGCGCGCGGCATCAAGGTCAAGAAGGGCCTCTTCCCGTGGACGGCTTCCGGCCGCGCGATCGCGAACACGCGCGACGAAGGCTTCACCAAGCTGCTCTTCGACGAGGAAACCGGCCGCATCGTCGGCGGTGCCATCGTCGGCACGCATGCAGGCGACATGATCGGTGAGGTGGCGCTGGCGATCGAGATGGGGGCTGACGCCATCGACATCGGCAAGACCATCCATCCGCACCCGACGCTGGGGGAAAGCCTGGGAATGGCGGCGGAGGCCGCCGAAGGTCACTGCACCGATCTGCCGCCGGTGAAACGCTGA
- the aceF gene encoding dihydrolipoyllysine-residue acetyltransferase has protein sequence MALVEVKVPDIGDFKDVEIIEVLVKPGDTIKAEQSLVTVESDKASMEIPASHAGVVKEMKVKLGDKISEGSLVLLLEAAAGGVAAPVPAPQSEPDTSNQKLPPVELAVAPAPAPIQAPPPAAAAERTVPTAALPAHEPTAPRGHLPHASPTIRKLARELGVPLDEVKGSGPKGRITHDDVHGFVKGVMAGEVQTKAQSAKGGGAAAGGGNFPGLPAWPTVDFAKFGPIERKDLSRIKKISGAALHRNWVMIPHVTNHDNADITELEAFRVQTNKENEKSGVKVTMLAFVIKAVVAALKKFPEFNASLDGDQLVLKQYFHIGFAADTPNGLVVPVLKDADKKGILQISKEMGELAAKARDGKLGPADMSGGCFSISSLGGIGGRYFSPIINAPEVSILGLSRSVMEPVWDGKAFQPRLMLPLSLSYDHRVIDGAAAARFNAYLGQVLADFRRVLL, from the coding sequence ATGGCGCTGGTGGAAGTGAAAGTCCCCGACATCGGGGACTTCAAGGACGTCGAGATCATCGAAGTGCTGGTCAAGCCCGGTGACACGATCAAGGCCGAGCAATCGCTCGTGACGGTCGAGAGCGACAAGGCCTCGATGGAGATCCCGGCCTCGCACGCCGGGGTCGTGAAGGAAATGAAGGTCAAGCTCGGCGACAAGATCAGCGAAGGTTCGCTGGTCCTGTTGCTCGAGGCGGCAGCGGGTGGGGTAGCAGCGCCTGTTCCGGCGCCGCAGTCCGAGCCCGACACCTCGAACCAGAAGCTGCCGCCCGTCGAGCTGGCGGTGGCGCCCGCGCCGGCGCCGATTCAAGCACCGCCGCCTGCGGCCGCCGCAGAGCGCACGGTGCCGACCGCCGCCTTGCCGGCGCACGAGCCCACCGCACCCCGCGGCCATCTGCCGCATGCCTCGCCGACGATCCGCAAGCTCGCCCGCGAGCTGGGTGTGCCGCTCGACGAAGTGAAGGGCTCCGGCCCCAAAGGCCGCATCACCCACGACGACGTGCATGGCTTCGTCAAGGGCGTGATGGCCGGTGAGGTGCAGACCAAGGCGCAATCGGCCAAGGGCGGTGGCGCCGCAGCCGGTGGCGGCAACTTCCCGGGCCTGCCGGCCTGGCCGACGGTCGACTTTGCGAAGTTCGGCCCCATCGAGCGCAAGGACCTGTCGCGAATCAAGAAGATCAGCGGCGCGGCCCTGCACCGCAACTGGGTGATGATTCCGCACGTCACCAACCACGACAACGCCGACATCACCGAGCTCGAAGCCTTCCGCGTCCAGACCAACAAGGAAAACGAGAAGAGCGGCGTCAAGGTGACGATGCTGGCCTTCGTCATCAAGGCGGTGGTGGCAGCGCTCAAGAAATTCCCCGAGTTCAATGCCTCGCTCGATGGCGACCAGCTCGTGCTGAAGCAGTACTTCCACATCGGCTTCGCGGCCGACACGCCGAACGGCCTGGTGGTGCCCGTGCTGAAGGACGCCGACAAGAAGGGCATCCTGCAGATCAGCAAGGAGATGGGCGAACTGGCCGCCAAGGCGCGCGACGGCAAGCTCGGCCCGGCCGACATGAGCGGTGGTTGCTTCTCGATCAGCTCGCTCGGTGGCATCGGTGGCCGCTACTTCTCGCCGATCATCAATGCGCCCGAGGTCTCGATCCTCGGCCTGTCGCGCAGCGTGATGGAGCCGGTGTGGGACGGCAAGGCCTTCCAGCCGCGGCTGATGCTGCCGCTCAGCCTGAGCTATGACCATCGCGTGATCGACGGCGCTGCCGCAGCGCGCTTCAACGCCTACCTCGGGCAGGTCCTTGCGGACTTCAGGAGAGTCCTGCTGTGA
- a CDS encoding MFS transporter: protein MTTVVVVRKAGQVAIAGDSLVTFGDTRLPHGYENNEKLFKVGDSWVGMAGTTAHFPVLRRALAWLPPEELKLHSRDEVFDTFLKIHPKLKEVFYLNTKEEDADPYESSQLTALIANASGIYGVYSYREVFEFDRFWAIGSGRAFALGAMYTAFDRAKTARELAEIGVKAGCEFDKNSDGPVKVQTIKLKGKD, encoded by the coding sequence GTGACGACGGTCGTCGTCGTCAGGAAAGCGGGGCAGGTGGCGATCGCGGGTGACAGCCTCGTCACCTTCGGCGACACCCGCCTGCCGCATGGCTACGAAAACAACGAGAAGCTCTTCAAGGTCGGCGATTCGTGGGTTGGCATGGCCGGCACCACGGCGCACTTTCCGGTGCTGCGACGCGCCCTCGCGTGGCTGCCGCCCGAGGAACTGAAGCTGCACTCGCGGGACGAGGTGTTCGACACCTTCCTCAAGATCCACCCGAAGCTGAAGGAAGTCTTCTACCTCAACACCAAGGAAGAAGACGCCGACCCCTACGAAAGTTCGCAGCTCACCGCGCTCATCGCGAATGCAAGCGGCATCTACGGCGTGTACTCGTACCGCGAGGTGTTCGAGTTCGACCGCTTCTGGGCCATCGGCTCGGGGCGTGCGTTTGCGCTGGGTGCGATGTACACCGCCTTCGACCGCGCCAAGACCGCGCGCGAACTCGCCGAAATCGGCGTCAAGGCGGGATGCGAATTCGACAAGAACTCCGACGGCCCCGTGAAGGTGCAGACGATCAAGCTCAAAGGAAAAGACTGA